From one Lotus japonicus ecotype B-129 chromosome 3, LjGifu_v1.2 genomic stretch:
- the LOC130749676 gene encoding ribonuclease II, chloroplastic/mitochondrial isoform X2 produces MAVRAVNTCCFFRPHSPPLSTAVRFFSRYRRPHPLFFSSSSSSSGYGARIQRRSIQSLFDSVIEELQAMRKRRKRVVSAAAPSSNTGLFNGELLEDRLLNRSLQKGLLLEFKKDSERILLAVAQRPDGKKNWMVSDQNGVSSSIKPQQVTFIVPGIDNFDRADIADFVQKAQDNMDPSLLEFAWIELLEKNKSVTVEELAEIIFGSAEPLESYSAHLLLSKDEVYFSVLETKGFRSIYGPRPSEQVEELIRRKIAKEAAENEFQEFIKLLASAKSMPRQDKPSKSSWVNEEKNWSRIESLQAYALDSCKNDEQRKTAGAILKEMGLAKTASSAVNLLVDIGYFPVHVNLELLKLGIPTDHSEEIISAAHLLSDSYDPDEVYAIDVDEADELDDALSAKKLQDGRIQIWIHVADATRYVLPGSVVDREAMRRGTSVFLPTATYSMFPEKLAMEAMSLRQGEICNAVTVSVVLHKDGSIAECSVLNSLIKPTYMLTYESASELLHLNLKEEVELRILSEAATLRLNWRRQQGAVETASLETRIKVSNPEDAEPSINLYVESQADPAMRLVSEMMILCGEAMATFGSRNEIPLPYRGQPQSDINLSEFSHLPEGPVRSLALVKVMRAAEIDFRKPARHGVLGLPGYVQFTSPIRRYLDLLAHYQVKAFLRGEPLPFSPGKLEGIAAVVNDRFRTVRKLCNSSLRYWILEYLRRQPKEKKYRALVLRFLKDRIAALLLVEVGFQASAWVSLGAQIGDEVMVKVEEAHPRDDVIFLKEVVKG; encoded by the exons ATGGCCGTTCGAGCAGTGAACACATGCTGCTTCTTCCGTCCTcactctcctcctctctccacCGCCGTCCGCTTCTTCTCCCGCTACCGCCGTCCTCAccctctcttcttctcctcctcctcctcctcctccggcTATGGCGCTCGGATTCAACGGCGCTCCATCCAGAGCCTCTTTGACAGCGTCATTGAAGAGCTACAAGCCATGCGCAAACGCCGCAAGAGAGTCGTCTCCGCCGCCGCACCTTCTTCCAA CACAGGATTGTTCAACGGAGAGCTTCTTGAAGATAGACTTCTAAACCGTTCGTTGCAAAAAGGGTTGCTTTTGGAGTTCAAGAAGGATTCTGAAAGAATATTGCTTGCAGTTGCTCAGAGACCAGATGGCAAGAAGAACTGGATGGTTTCTGATCAG AATGGTGTCTCTTCTTCAATCAAGCCGCAACAAGTGACATTTATTGTGCCTGGTATTGACAATTTTGACCGAGCAGATATCGCAGATTTTGTTCAGAAAGCTCAGGATAACATG GACCCATCATTACTTGAATTCGCATGGATTGAGCTACTTGAAAAGAATAAGTCTGTAACAGTTGAAGAGTTGGCTGAG ATAATTTTTGGTAGTGCTGAGCCTCTTGAGAGCTATTCTGCTCACCTCTTGCTGTCAAAAGATGAAGTATACTTTAGTGTGCTCGAGACTAAAGGATTTCGTTCCATTTATGGACCTCGGCCAAGTGAGCAG GTTGAGGAGCTTATTCGTAGGAAAATTGCAAAGGAGGCTGCTGAGAATGAATTTCAGGAGTTTATTAAGCTGCTGGCATCTGCAAAATCAATGCCTCGACAAGATAAACCTTCCAAATCTTCTTGGGTGAATGAGGAGAAAAATTGGAGCAGAATTGAATCACTTCAAGCATATGCTCTTGATTCATGTAAAAATGACGAACAAAGGAAAACAGCTGGGGCG ATTCTTAAGGAAATGGGTCTTGCAAAAACAGCATCTTCAGCCGTGAATCTCTTGGTGGATATTGGGTATTTTCCTGTACATGTCAATCTTGAGCTGTTGAAGTTGGGAATTCCCACTGATCACTCAGAAGAGATCATATCAGCTGCTCATCTTCTATCAGACTCGTATGATCCTGACGAG GTTTATGCCATTGATGTTGACGAAGCTGATGAG CTTGATGATGCATTGAGTGCAAAAAAGTTGCAAGATGGACGGATTCAGATTTGGATACATGTTGCAGACGCTACTAGATATGTTCTACCTGGAAGTGTCGTGGATAG GGAGGCTATGAGAAGAGGAACTTCTGTTTTCCTGCCCACTGCTACATATTCTATGTTTCCAGAAAAGCTTGCCATGGAAGCTATGAGTTTGAGACAAGGAGAAATTTGTAATGCTGTTACTGTATCAGTTGTGCTGCATAAGGATGGCAG CATTGCAGAATGTTCAGTGTTGAACTCACTGATTAAaccaacatacatgctaacttacgAGAGCGCATCTGAGCTACTCCACTTGAACCTAAAGGAGGAGGTTGAACTCAGAATTTTGTCTGAGGCTGCAACCCTTCGTTTAAATTGGCGCCGTCAGCAG GGTGCAGTTGAGACAGCATCATTAGAAACTCGTATTAAAGTGTCTAATCCAGAGGATGCAGAGCCTTCAATAAACCTTTATGTGGAAAGCCAGGCAGATCCAGCAATGCGATTAGTCTCTGAGATGATGATACTCTGTGGTGAAGCTATGGCCACCTTTGGATCTCGGAATGAGATTCCTTTACCCTACAGGGGACAACCCCAATCAGATATAAATCTTTCTGAATTTTCCCATCTTCCAGAAGGGCCTGTTAGGAGTCTTGCCCTAGTCAAAGTAATGCGTGCTGCTGAAATTGATTTCAGGAAGCCAGCACGCCATGGGGTTTTGGGACTTCCTGGTTATGTTCAATTTACCTCTCCCATCCGTAGATATTTGGATCTTCTTGCTCATTATCAG GTAAAGGCATTCCTTAGAGGTGAGCCTCTACCCTTTTCACCTGGTAAACTTGAAGGGATAGCAGCAGTTGTAAATGACAGATTTAGAACTGTGAGGAAACTCTGCAATAGTAGTCTTCGATATTGGATATTAGAATATCTACGAAGACaaccaaaagagaaaaaatatcgTGCATTGGTCCTTAGATTTTTGAAAGATCGAATTGCAGCTCTGCTTTTGGTTGAG GTTGGATTTCAAGCTTCTGCCTGGGTTTCTCTTGGAGCTCAGATAGGGGATGAAGTAATGGTTAAGGTTGAAGAAGCACATCCACGTGatgatgttatttttctaaaggaGGTTGTAAAAGGGTGA
- the LOC130749676 gene encoding ribonuclease II, chloroplastic/mitochondrial isoform X1, translating into MAVRAVNTCCFFRPHSPPLSTAVRFFSRYRRPHPLFFSSSSSSSGYGARIQRRSIQSLFDSVIEELQAMRKRRKRVVSAAAPSSNTGLFNGELLEDRLLNRSLQKGLLLEFKKDSERILLAVAQRPDGKKNWMVSDQNGVSSSIKPQQVTFIVPGIDNFDRADIADFVQKAQDNMDPSLLEFAWIELLEKNKSVTVEELAEIIFGSAEPLESYSAHLLLSKDEVYFSVLETKGFRSIYGPRPSEQVEELIRRKIAKEAAENEFQEFIKLLASAKSMPRQDKPSKSSWVNEEKNWSRIESLQAYALDSCKNDEQRKTAGAILKEMGLAKTASSAVNLLVDIGYFPVHVNLELLKLGIPTDHSEEIISAAHLLSDSYDPDEVNRKNLTDLKVYAIDVDEADELDDALSAKKLQDGRIQIWIHVADATRYVLPGSVVDREAMRRGTSVFLPTATYSMFPEKLAMEAMSLRQGEICNAVTVSVVLHKDGSIAECSVLNSLIKPTYMLTYESASELLHLNLKEEVELRILSEAATLRLNWRRQQGAVETASLETRIKVSNPEDAEPSINLYVESQADPAMRLVSEMMILCGEAMATFGSRNEIPLPYRGQPQSDINLSEFSHLPEGPVRSLALVKVMRAAEIDFRKPARHGVLGLPGYVQFTSPIRRYLDLLAHYQVKAFLRGEPLPFSPGKLEGIAAVVNDRFRTVRKLCNSSLRYWILEYLRRQPKEKKYRALVLRFLKDRIAALLLVEVGFQASAWVSLGAQIGDEVMVKVEEAHPRDDVIFLKEVVKG; encoded by the exons ATGGCCGTTCGAGCAGTGAACACATGCTGCTTCTTCCGTCCTcactctcctcctctctccacCGCCGTCCGCTTCTTCTCCCGCTACCGCCGTCCTCAccctctcttcttctcctcctcctcctcctcctccggcTATGGCGCTCGGATTCAACGGCGCTCCATCCAGAGCCTCTTTGACAGCGTCATTGAAGAGCTACAAGCCATGCGCAAACGCCGCAAGAGAGTCGTCTCCGCCGCCGCACCTTCTTCCAA CACAGGATTGTTCAACGGAGAGCTTCTTGAAGATAGACTTCTAAACCGTTCGTTGCAAAAAGGGTTGCTTTTGGAGTTCAAGAAGGATTCTGAAAGAATATTGCTTGCAGTTGCTCAGAGACCAGATGGCAAGAAGAACTGGATGGTTTCTGATCAG AATGGTGTCTCTTCTTCAATCAAGCCGCAACAAGTGACATTTATTGTGCCTGGTATTGACAATTTTGACCGAGCAGATATCGCAGATTTTGTTCAGAAAGCTCAGGATAACATG GACCCATCATTACTTGAATTCGCATGGATTGAGCTACTTGAAAAGAATAAGTCTGTAACAGTTGAAGAGTTGGCTGAG ATAATTTTTGGTAGTGCTGAGCCTCTTGAGAGCTATTCTGCTCACCTCTTGCTGTCAAAAGATGAAGTATACTTTAGTGTGCTCGAGACTAAAGGATTTCGTTCCATTTATGGACCTCGGCCAAGTGAGCAG GTTGAGGAGCTTATTCGTAGGAAAATTGCAAAGGAGGCTGCTGAGAATGAATTTCAGGAGTTTATTAAGCTGCTGGCATCTGCAAAATCAATGCCTCGACAAGATAAACCTTCCAAATCTTCTTGGGTGAATGAGGAGAAAAATTGGAGCAGAATTGAATCACTTCAAGCATATGCTCTTGATTCATGTAAAAATGACGAACAAAGGAAAACAGCTGGGGCG ATTCTTAAGGAAATGGGTCTTGCAAAAACAGCATCTTCAGCCGTGAATCTCTTGGTGGATATTGGGTATTTTCCTGTACATGTCAATCTTGAGCTGTTGAAGTTGGGAATTCCCACTGATCACTCAGAAGAGATCATATCAGCTGCTCATCTTCTATCAGACTCGTATGATCCTGACGAG GTTAATAGGAAGAATCTTACTGATTTGAAGGTTTATGCCATTGATGTTGACGAAGCTGATGAG CTTGATGATGCATTGAGTGCAAAAAAGTTGCAAGATGGACGGATTCAGATTTGGATACATGTTGCAGACGCTACTAGATATGTTCTACCTGGAAGTGTCGTGGATAG GGAGGCTATGAGAAGAGGAACTTCTGTTTTCCTGCCCACTGCTACATATTCTATGTTTCCAGAAAAGCTTGCCATGGAAGCTATGAGTTTGAGACAAGGAGAAATTTGTAATGCTGTTACTGTATCAGTTGTGCTGCATAAGGATGGCAG CATTGCAGAATGTTCAGTGTTGAACTCACTGATTAAaccaacatacatgctaacttacgAGAGCGCATCTGAGCTACTCCACTTGAACCTAAAGGAGGAGGTTGAACTCAGAATTTTGTCTGAGGCTGCAACCCTTCGTTTAAATTGGCGCCGTCAGCAG GGTGCAGTTGAGACAGCATCATTAGAAACTCGTATTAAAGTGTCTAATCCAGAGGATGCAGAGCCTTCAATAAACCTTTATGTGGAAAGCCAGGCAGATCCAGCAATGCGATTAGTCTCTGAGATGATGATACTCTGTGGTGAAGCTATGGCCACCTTTGGATCTCGGAATGAGATTCCTTTACCCTACAGGGGACAACCCCAATCAGATATAAATCTTTCTGAATTTTCCCATCTTCCAGAAGGGCCTGTTAGGAGTCTTGCCCTAGTCAAAGTAATGCGTGCTGCTGAAATTGATTTCAGGAAGCCAGCACGCCATGGGGTTTTGGGACTTCCTGGTTATGTTCAATTTACCTCTCCCATCCGTAGATATTTGGATCTTCTTGCTCATTATCAG GTAAAGGCATTCCTTAGAGGTGAGCCTCTACCCTTTTCACCTGGTAAACTTGAAGGGATAGCAGCAGTTGTAAATGACAGATTTAGAACTGTGAGGAAACTCTGCAATAGTAGTCTTCGATATTGGATATTAGAATATCTACGAAGACaaccaaaagagaaaaaatatcgTGCATTGGTCCTTAGATTTTTGAAAGATCGAATTGCAGCTCTGCTTTTGGTTGAG GTTGGATTTCAAGCTTCTGCCTGGGTTTCTCTTGGAGCTCAGATAGGGGATGAAGTAATGGTTAAGGTTGAAGAAGCACATCCACGTGatgatgttatttttctaaaggaGGTTGTAAAAGGGTGA